In Rattus norvegicus strain BN/NHsdMcwi chromosome 3, GRCr8, whole genome shotgun sequence, a genomic segment contains:
- the Mcm8 gene encoding DNA helicase MCM8 isoform X3, producing the protein MSDAQREAGRIPRTIECELVHDLVDSCVPGDTVTVTGIVKVSNSEEGSRSKNDKCMFLLYIEANSVSNSKGQKAQTAEDGCKHGTLMEFSLKDLYAIQEIQAEENLLKLIVNSLCPVIFGHELVKAGLMLALFGGSQKYADDKNRIPIRGDPHVLIVGDPGLGKSQMLQAACNVAPRGVYVCGNTATSSGLTVTLSKDSSSGDFALEAGALVLGDQGICGIDEFDKMGNQHQALLEAMEQQSISLAKAGVVCSLPARTSIIAAANPVGGHYNKARTVSENLKMGSALLSRFDLVFILLDTPNEQHDHLLSEHVIAIRAGKQRAVSSATVSRVLSQDSNTSVLEVVSEKPLSERLKVAPGEKTDPIPHQLLRKYIGYARQYVHPRLSTEAAQALQDFYLELRKQSQRVGSSPITTRQLESLIRLTEARARLELREEATKEDAEDIIEIMKHSMLGTYSDEFGNLDFERSQHGSGMSNRSTAKRFISALNSIAERTYNNIFQFHQLRQIAKELNIQVADFENFIGSLNDQGYLLKKGPKIYQLQTM; encoded by the exons ATGTCTGATGCACAGAGAGAAGCTGGTCGGATCCCTCGAACCATAGAATGTGAACTTGTTCATGATCTTGTAGATAGCTGTGTCCCAGGAGATACGGTGACTGTTACTGGAATTGTCAAAGTTTCAAATAGTGAAGAAG GTTCTCGATCTAAGAATGATAAGTGCATGTTCCTTTTGTACATTGAAGCAAACTCTGTTAGCAACAgcaaaggacagaaagcccagACTGCAGAGGATGGTTGCAAGCATGGAACACTGATGGAGTTCTCCCTTAAAGACCTGTATGCCATCCAAGAGATCCAGGCTGAAGAGAACCTGCTCAAGCTCATTGTCAA CTCACTTTGTCCTGTCATTTTTGGTCATGAA CTTGTTAAAGCAGGACTGATGTTAGCGCTATTTGGCGGTAGCCAGAAGTACGCAGATGACAAAAACAGGATTCCTATTCGAGGAGACCCACACGTCCTGATTGTTGGAGATCCAGGCTTGGGGAAGAGTCAGATGCTGCAG gCAGCATGCAACGTGGCGCCAcgtggtgtgtatgtttgtggaaATACGGCCACCAGCTCTGGTCTGACGGTTACTCTTTCAAAAGACAGTTCCTCAGGAGACTTCGCTTTGGAAGCTGGTGCCCTGGTACTTGGTGACCAAG GCATTTGTGGAATAGATGAATTTGATAAAATGGGGAATCAGCATCAAGCCTTGTTAGAAGCCATGGAACAGCAGAGCATTAGCCTTGCTAAGGCCGGTGTGGTTTGCAGCCTCCCTGCAAGAACCTCCATTATTGCTGCGGCAAATCCAGTCGGAGGACACTACAATAAAGCGAGGACAGTTTCTGAGAATTTAAA GATGGGGAGTGCCCTGCTGTCCAGGTTCGATTTGGTCTTTATCTTGTTAGATACACCAAATGAACAGCACGACCACTTACTTTCTGAACATGTGATCGCAATAAGAGCTGGGAAGCAGAGAGCGGTTAGCAGTGCCACAGTCTCTCGTGTGCTCAGTCAAGACTCAAATACTTCTGTACTTGAAGTGGTTTCCGAGAAACCGTTATCAGAAAGACTAAAG GTGGCTCCTGGAGAAAAGACAGATCCGATTCCACATCAGCTGCTGAGGAAGTACATAGGCTATGCACGGCAGTATGTCCATCCAAGGTTATCCACGGAAGCTGCTCAGGCTCTTCAGGATTTCTACCTGGAGCTGCGCAAGCAGAGCCAGCGCGTGGGCAGCTCGCCCATCACCACTCGGCAGCTGGAATCTTTGATCCGTCTGACGGAG GCACGAGCAAGGTTAGAATTGAGAGAGGAAGCAACTAAAGAAGACGCTGAAGATATAATTGAAATTATGAAGCATAG CATGCTAGGAACTTACTcagatgaatttggaaacctGGACTTTGAGCGATCCCAGCATGGCTCTGGAATGAGCAACAGGTCAACAgctaaaagatttatttctgcTCTCAACAGCATTGCTGAAAGAACGTATAACAACATATTTCAATTTCATCAACTTCGTCAGATTGCTAAAGAGCTAAACATTCAG GTTGCTGACTTTGAAAACTTCATTGGATCACTGAATGACCAGGGTTATCTCCTGAAAAAAGGCCCAAAGATTTATCAACTTCAAACTATGTGA
- the Crls1 gene encoding cardiolipin synthase (CMP-forming) isoform X3: MLAWRVARGAWGSLRVAVRPPGARLGRGGSRRALLPPAACCLGCLAERWRLRPAAFALRLPGTSPRTHCSGAGKAAPEPAAGGDAAAQAPSARWVRASATSSYENPWTIPNLLSMTRIGLAPVLGYLILEEDFNVALGVFALAGLTDLSHSLT; the protein is encoded by the exons ATGCTGGCTTGGCGCGTGGCACGCGGCGCGTGGGGGTCCCTTCGCGTGGCCGTCCGGCCTCCAGGGGCGCGGCTCGGCAGGGGCGGCTCCCGCAGGGCCCTGCTACCACCCGCGGCCTGCTGCCTGGGCTGCCTGGCCGAGCGCTGGCGGCTGCGTCCGGCCGCGTTCGCCTTGCGGCTGCCAGGCACCAGCCCGCGGACCCACTGCTCCGGCGCCGGGAAGGCAGCCCCGGAGCCCGCAGCCGGAGGAGATGCCGCCGCGCAGGCCCCTAGTGCCCGGTGGGTCCGGGCGAGCGCAACCAGCTCG TATGAAAATCCATGGACAATCCCAAATTTATTGTCAATGACAAGAATTGGCCTGGCCCCGGTGTTGGGCTATCTGATTCTTGAAGAAGATTTTAATGTTGCACTGGGTGTTTTTGCTTTAGCTGGGCTAACGGATTTG TCCCACTCACTTACATGA